The stretch of DNA ACTGTGAAAGTAGAAAAATTGGAGGCACTGTATGGGTCGCACTGGATTCATTCTTCTGCTCTGCATTTTGGCACCATCCCCCCTTTTCCCATCTGCAGTGCTGCAGTGCATGAAGGAGCCTCCACCTACACACAATTAAGCAAAGTGCAGTTGGCAGACATCCAGTGACCTACTGGGTCTAtatatttggggggggggagcatTGGAAATCAAAACTGATACACTAAGAGTGTTTTACAGAAAactcactgttttcatttgttgtgcCATTTCCTTGAGCAGATTCTGTCCGGTTCCCTGTGAACATAATATGAgacactttatatatagagaaatgatatttaaattatattatagAGAAATGATTGAAGGGGATGCATGGCGTTTTTGACAGCAGCTGAACCAGCTCATACCTCCCAGTGAACTCTGCTTGGTGTGATCTGAGAATGGCCCAGCTCTTGTGCTGGTCACCTTCTCCCAGCTGCTAtttcctgcagcacagagagTCATATCACAGTTGCTCTCATCCTCAAAGCTGCATGAGCTCAGAAAGGTAACAGCTGATgctgagaagaagagaaaaacacaaagttgtaATCGCTTGTACAGAAGTTAACATTGTATTATTTAGCATCATTGTTAAATTAAATAACCACTTACAGCAATTGTAAAGCTTTTGGAGCTTCATAACATCAGTAGAGCTCATTTCTAGGCGCTGACCAATTACATCTTGGTACTCTGGTAGATTAGTGACAATGGTGGATCCATTGCCATTTGAGAAAGCACCCTTGCTATAGTGCATTACAGATGTGTAGTCATAGGTTGCTCCAAGCGTGGTAGTGTAGTTTGAACTGTGCTTTAAAAAATTGTGCTCTTTTCCTtaacaaacatggaaaaaagtaaaataaataaatcaatcctCAGCAGCggtttatttaaaatcaaatcattgCATTCAAATTAATTGtaaaacaaacctttttctACGTTTTTCCAGACAATGGACACATACTCATCTCTGTCATATCTGGACTGTTCATGCCAGAAGCCCAGCGCGTGAAGAAACTCATGCTCTATGATGGCGAGGTGATCACACCACTGTCCGATAGAGAGGCTTTGGTTTCCCTGACGTTGATTCCCAACATATGACCAACATCTGTGGAAAAGGGCAAGGTAGGTAGTTAGGGGAATAGTTTGTCCATTGGGAAATACCTTTAACAACAAACtcacaaggaaaacaaaaaacctatGTATAAAAACATATGTCAGTGATGAAAGACAGTATAGATTCACACTAATATCCTCATCAAgatacatgaaaacaaactgtactGTCAAACTTCAAGTAGAAGACATGAAGCTCATGAGATCAATActaaaaaccacaaagatcATGTAAGAGTGAAGCACCCATCGTCTTTGATGACTACTATGTAGTTTGGTTCATCTTCCCAGGGTTTGAAATCGATGCATGTTTTCAGACGTATTTGCTCGAAGGCCTGTAGAACAACACCTTTGGCATTCAAGTCTATTTCAAGGACAGTGCACAAGTCGGTTAGTGTGATTCAAGAAATGTATTCAAGATGTTCACGTCATCATAACAAATGAATAGAAAGACCATTCCTCAATATTACCCAGACTTTCGTGAAGCACATATGGGACCGGTATCTCCCATCTAAACTGATTTCCACAAATGATATTCCTGTTATGCCCCtttaaaatggaacaaaagGAGCAAAAACAGTGATCATATGAAACTTGACTTTTTGTGCAGGTGTAACGCTTTAAAGGCAGGCCAGCTAGAGTTCTCACATTCATCAGTCGTATGTCTCCCTCATGTAGATCCACAGCTGAAAGAAGAATGTTACTTTTAATTTGCCAATTCAGGAGACAAAAAGTTATAATTTGAACACGCACGGATCTTTGAACATACCTTTATTTATCTCAACAATGTCCAGAGCTTCTTGATATCTACTGACatctgagaaaacacaagataGCAGGAGAACAGAAAGCCACACTATCTTACTGCAACATCGTGAATGAGCGAGTTCCCGTCTCGGATTTTCTGTTTCCATAAATTTGATTCTAACATGATTATTTCAATTT from Echeneis naucrates chromosome 6, fEcheNa1.1, whole genome shotgun sequence encodes:
- the LOC115044862 gene encoding meprin A subunit beta-like isoform X2, whose protein sequence is MCIFTAVVLSILLQQASTSPISFADGREDVSRYQEALDIVEINKAVDLHEGDIRLMNVRTLAGLPLKRYTCTKSQVSYDHCFCSFCSILKGHNRNIICGNQFRWEIPVPYVLHESLDLNAKGVVLQAFEQIRLKTCIDFKPWEDEPNYIVVIKDDGCWSYVGNQRQGNQSLSIGQWCDHLAIIEHEFLHALGFWHEQSRYDRDEYVSIVWKNVEKGKEHNFLKHSSNYTTTLGATYDYTSVMHYSKGAFSNGNGSTIVTNLPEYQDVIGQRLEMSSTDVMKLQKLYNCSSAVTFLSSCSFEDESNCDMTLCAAGNSSWEKVTSTRAGPFSDHTKQSSLGGNRTESAQGNGTTNENSGGSFMHCSTADGKRGDGAKMQSRRMNPVRPIQCLQFFYFHSGSDTDQLNIWIREYERRDTEITYLVGQISGRPASHWQLHHVPLKATRSFQVEFEVRKGAGNSSGGFSVDDINLFESECPHHVWHIPNIDHLLKNGSVGTSILSPRFITRQRYGIQLLLHLYPDCLGAFFRLVSTDHDDQLQWPCVWRQVTISLLDQSHHIQHRMSKQMSITTDSERTFTGDSGEIFHYWDNPRKVGHPVNDTNGEVYYAGPNFGYMEFLSLRAIWSGNFIKGGSAFFLLNFDDLSTLRLNGSDRPRPQIWSNLNDVTLIQTDDKGTCLNQLMGNTTATVITPSFISSLAVSLPVGNIFPMLAASIALKAGNL